The following are encoded together in the Streptomyces sp. NBC_00341 genome:
- a CDS encoding DUF3500 domain-containing protein: MAGTRHSHDSDELPEAHRPRPGGSFDATAVTFAAMGLFDGLTAEQRAKVLLPSTDPGRTHWNFLPESGRHGIALGELDRHQEVLAHRLIAESMSIPAYARVIQVMANEHVLREINLPVFGHIAATFRDARGYFLTFFGQPQPDTTWGWRLVGHHLSVNLTVVDGDLVNATPFLLGAEPARFGPFRILGEEEDAGFVLLDGLTDAQRGEAIIHSKPPADFVTRTVETIGEVEYPAYHGVGRRDAMITDVDRKALAYFRAHPRGVRVGDLSTAQRTHFDELLALFVERARPGLVGFEMDRIAAAGGVEELRFAWAGGTSVDQPHYFRIQGPVTLVEFDNAEDNANHVHSVWRDPSNDFGADLLMQHHLAHDHTGSPEDSVDR; this comes from the coding sequence ATGGCGGGGACGCGACATTCACACGACAGCGATGAGCTTCCCGAGGCGCATCGGCCGCGACCGGGTGGTTCCTTCGACGCGACCGCGGTCACCTTCGCCGCGATGGGCCTGTTCGACGGACTGACCGCGGAGCAGCGGGCGAAGGTGCTGTTGCCGTCAACGGATCCGGGCCGGACGCACTGGAACTTCCTTCCCGAGTCCGGCCGTCACGGCATCGCTCTGGGAGAGCTCGACCGTCATCAGGAAGTTCTGGCGCACCGGCTCATTGCCGAGTCGATGTCGATTCCGGCGTATGCGCGCGTGATCCAGGTGATGGCCAATGAGCATGTGCTGCGCGAGATCAATCTGCCCGTGTTCGGTCACATCGCGGCGACGTTCCGTGATGCCCGCGGCTACTTCCTCACCTTCTTCGGACAGCCGCAGCCTGACACCACCTGGGGTTGGCGCCTGGTCGGGCATCACCTGTCGGTCAACCTCACGGTCGTTGACGGCGACCTGGTCAACGCCACCCCGTTCCTGCTCGGCGCCGAGCCGGCCCGGTTCGGCCCGTTCCGGATCCTCGGAGAGGAGGAGGACGCCGGCTTCGTCCTGCTGGACGGTCTTACCGACGCGCAGCGGGGAGAAGCGATCATCCACTCCAAGCCGCCGGCGGACTTCGTCACCCGCACCGTGGAGACCATCGGTGAGGTCGAGTACCCCGCGTACCACGGGGTCGGCCGTCGCGACGCGATGATCACCGATGTCGACCGCAAGGCTCTCGCCTACTTCCGCGCGCATCCTCGCGGTGTCCGCGTCGGCGACCTCTCGACAGCCCAACGCACCCACTTCGACGAGCTGCTCGCCCTGTTCGTCGAGCGCGCCCGCCCCGGCCTGGTCGGCTTCGAGATGGATCGCATCGCGGCCGCCGGCGGCGTCGAAGAACTGCGCTTCGCCTGGGCCGGAGGCACGTCCGTCGACCAGCCGCATTACTTCCGTATTCAGGGGCCAGTGACCCTCGTCGAATTCGACAACGCCGAGGACAACGCCAACCACGTGCACAGCGTCTGGCGCGACCCCTCCAACGACTTCGGCGCGGACCTCCTCATGCAGCACCACCTCGCACACGATCACACGGGCTCGCCCGAGGACAGCGTCGACCGATAG
- a CDS encoding bifunctional 3-(3-hydroxy-phenyl)propionate/3-hydroxycinnamic acid hydroxylase — protein sequence MTASSKNSEPAPLLRRAVDCVIIGGGPVGLLTAVLLGQAGLRVSVVERWATRYPLPRACTIDHEALRILQAAGLMQDHADLFEPSRGERGGYEFRNGEGELLQAIDWNRPAESGWANTNGFYQPDLEAALENLAASTPGVTVHRGWTFLSLADEHGHEGVSVRVSRTEQPDEIEHLRARWLIGADGANSAVRTQLGIEVGDSGFQADWLVVDYRPKVEENWSAFVTQYCDPAQPATAVNSGPGRRRFEFMRRADMAVDALNRADTAWRLMEPWGVTPDTAHLERHAVYTFHGRWARTWQKGNVFLAGDAAHLMPPFLGQGLCAGLRDARALSWRLAMAHQGLATPAVLDTYGPERSGHVREIIDEAVAAGRVICELDPVKAAARDAEMRKRSRDPLADTRQPPHPRLGEPSLTMTSTGSEGRLAPQGRVRSGRREGLFDDVVGQGWQLISRAGNPTECLGGADMSWFRQIGGVVADVSGRGSVEDLDGVYARWFDEHECQALLARPDFYVFAAGEHASIPDFVSQLRRTLQPDAGRHRRRHAPAPRHEVGNQ from the coding sequence ATGACCGCCTCATCGAAGAACTCCGAACCGGCGCCGCTCCTTCGGCGGGCGGTGGACTGCGTCATCATCGGTGGCGGGCCCGTCGGTCTGCTGACCGCCGTCCTGCTCGGCCAGGCCGGTCTGCGGGTGTCCGTCGTGGAGCGCTGGGCCACGCGGTATCCGCTGCCCCGAGCGTGCACCATCGATCACGAAGCCCTCAGAATCCTCCAGGCCGCAGGGCTCATGCAGGACCACGCAGACCTCTTCGAACCCTCCCGGGGCGAGCGCGGCGGGTACGAGTTCCGCAACGGCGAGGGCGAGCTCCTCCAGGCCATCGACTGGAACAGACCCGCCGAGTCGGGCTGGGCGAACACCAACGGCTTCTACCAGCCCGACCTTGAGGCAGCCCTGGAGAACCTGGCCGCCTCGACGCCGGGGGTGACCGTTCACCGTGGCTGGACCTTCCTGTCCCTGGCAGACGAACACGGACACGAGGGCGTATCGGTCCGGGTGTCCCGCACGGAGCAGCCGGACGAGATCGAGCACCTTCGGGCGCGATGGCTCATCGGCGCAGACGGTGCCAACAGCGCCGTCCGCACACAGCTCGGCATCGAGGTCGGAGATTCGGGATTCCAGGCCGATTGGCTGGTGGTGGACTACCGGCCGAAGGTCGAGGAGAACTGGAGCGCCTTCGTCACCCAGTACTGCGACCCGGCGCAACCCGCCACCGCGGTCAACAGCGGCCCTGGACGGCGGCGTTTCGAGTTCATGCGCCGCGCGGACATGGCCGTCGACGCACTGAACCGGGCCGACACGGCCTGGCGGCTCATGGAGCCCTGGGGCGTGACCCCGGATACGGCCCACTTGGAACGCCACGCCGTCTACACGTTCCATGGGCGTTGGGCGCGTACCTGGCAAAAGGGAAATGTGTTTCTCGCCGGTGATGCGGCACACCTCATGCCGCCGTTCCTCGGCCAGGGACTGTGCGCGGGTCTGCGTGACGCGCGCGCCCTCAGCTGGCGCCTGGCGATGGCGCACCAGGGCCTGGCGACTCCCGCCGTGCTCGACACGTACGGTCCGGAACGAAGTGGCCATGTCCGGGAGATCATCGACGAGGCAGTGGCCGCCGGACGTGTCATCTGCGAGCTCGACCCCGTCAAGGCGGCTGCCCGCGACGCCGAAATGAGGAAGCGGTCGCGCGATCCACTGGCCGATACCCGGCAGCCTCCGCACCCTCGCCTGGGCGAGCCGTCGTTGACGATGACGAGCACCGGGTCCGAGGGCCGGCTGGCACCGCAGGGACGGGTCCGGTCCGGGCGCCGGGAGGGGCTCTTCGACGATGTGGTGGGCCAGGGCTGGCAGCTGATAAGCCGTGCCGGGAATCCCACCGAGTGCCTGGGCGGGGCGGACATGTCCTGGTTCCGGCAGATCGGTGGCGTGGTCGCCGACGTGTCGGGGCGGGGGTCCGTCGAGGATCTCGACGGCGTCTACGCGCGGTGGTTCGACGAGCACGAGTGCCAAGCGCTCCTCGCGCGGCCGGACTTCTACGTGTTCGCGGCCGGCGAGCACGCGAGCATCCCCGATTTCGTCTCTCAACTGCGCCGCACGCTTCAGCCCGATGCCGGCCGGCACCGTCGGCGTCACGCTCCCGCACCCCGTCATGAGGTCGGGAACCAGTGA
- a CDS encoding zinc-binding alcohol dehydrogenase family protein, translating into MAWGPRGAGETSIAVVAAPLNPLDLLIASGTFHSARHEDPYVPGSECTGVVLDSDRYAPGTWVYAESHASPSAPGTFASKVLVADEDVLPLPDGLDPVRAAAVGNSGTAAFIPLLEAAGLRPGETVLVLGATGVVGRLAVQIAQLSGAGRVVGVARDAAALESLLGLGADAVVALRPEEGTDELAARLSAAAGPVDVVLDGVYGPPLEAALRACAPRARVVNIGNPAGATAQVPAGLLRGKQLTLSGFAGLHTPLRDKRAALIWLWSALARDELRIDVRTFVLDELPAAWRDQAASPHAKYVVLPADGGAHRTTTGTTLTPPERSNVNLSLVPTAAVPAAPLFGPDANSHSAKEPDA; encoded by the coding sequence GTGGCCTGGGGGCCACGAGGAGCGGGCGAGACCTCCATCGCCGTGGTCGCGGCGCCGTTGAACCCGCTCGACCTGCTCATCGCCTCCGGAACCTTCCACTCGGCCCGCCACGAGGATCCGTACGTCCCGGGCAGCGAGTGCACGGGGGTCGTGCTCGACTCCGACCGCTATGCGCCCGGCACCTGGGTCTACGCCGAGTCCCACGCCTCCCCGTCCGCCCCCGGCACCTTCGCCTCCAAGGTGCTGGTCGCCGACGAAGACGTACTCCCGCTCCCCGACGGTCTCGACCCCGTGCGAGCGGCGGCTGTCGGGAACTCGGGGACCGCGGCGTTCATTCCGCTGCTCGAAGCGGCCGGCCTCCGCCCCGGGGAGACGGTGCTGGTCCTCGGAGCCACCGGTGTGGTCGGGCGCCTCGCAGTTCAGATCGCGCAGCTCAGCGGGGCGGGCAGGGTGGTCGGCGTGGCCCGTGACGCGGCGGCGCTCGAGTCGCTGCTCGGCCTCGGCGCGGATGCCGTCGTCGCACTGCGCCCCGAGGAGGGAACCGACGAACTGGCGGCGCGGTTGTCGGCAGCGGCCGGCCCGGTGGATGTCGTTCTCGACGGCGTGTACGGGCCGCCGCTGGAGGCGGCGCTGCGCGCGTGCGCACCGCGGGCCCGGGTCGTGAACATCGGCAATCCGGCCGGTGCGACCGCGCAGGTGCCGGCGGGACTGCTCCGCGGGAAGCAGCTCACCCTGTCCGGCTTCGCGGGCCTGCACACCCCCCTGCGGGACAAGCGTGCCGCGCTGATCTGGCTGTGGTCCGCCCTGGCCCGCGACGAACTGAGGATCGACGTGCGTACCTTCGTACTCGATGAGCTCCCGGCGGCGTGGCGGGACCAGGCAGCCTCACCCCACGCCAAGTATGTGGTCCTGCCCGCCGACGGCGGAGCTCACCGCACCACAACCGGCACCACCTTGACACCACCGGAACGCTCGAACGTGAACTTGTCCCTCGTACCGACCGCCGCGGTGCCGGCCGCCCCTCTGTTCGGGCCTGATGCCAACAGCCACTCGGCGAAGGAGCCGGACGCATGA
- a CDS encoding acyl-CoA dehydrogenase family protein — protein MGSNSNTHPSPAEEMVGRITELQPWLRDQQPVAERQRRIPQENIERLDAAGVFSLTTPKRLGGADFTTRELHDIYRALGAGCGATSWVVWAAAGGNLWSFSFADDVVAPVYESPWVGNRTFAVGGSSRRMSGTARRVDGGWMVEGKWPFSTGSVHASHGYLAVYCDPTDDTKVGMVLVPKDSLVAKDDWDAMGLAATGSQTVATDGELFVPDERFSTPTLLASRIDELTAQGLGPRRGGLARSLVTGAGTALGMADHAMEVFLAGLGRRTIPYSPYGNQTDAPITHLTVGRVHSQIRAAGLVADAAIAALDECDRQGVDPTDREVLQFHTDVAYVWDACSSAVETLFHSSGASAIAKRQPLQLIARNCRAGSLHAAHTIDTWLENLGRALCGVDSAPTFTSVLERRSPETGTGRH, from the coding sequence ATGGGCAGCAACTCGAACACGCACCCTTCACCAGCTGAAGAGATGGTCGGCCGCATCACGGAACTGCAGCCCTGGCTCCGCGACCAGCAGCCGGTGGCAGAGCGACAGCGCCGCATCCCCCAGGAGAACATCGAGCGGCTCGACGCGGCCGGTGTCTTCAGCCTGACCACACCGAAGCGCCTCGGTGGCGCGGACTTCACCACGCGGGAACTGCACGACATCTACCGCGCCCTCGGTGCGGGATGCGGGGCGACCTCGTGGGTCGTGTGGGCAGCCGCAGGGGGAAACCTGTGGAGCTTCTCCTTCGCCGACGACGTCGTCGCGCCCGTGTACGAGTCGCCCTGGGTCGGCAACCGCACGTTCGCTGTGGGGGGCTCCAGCCGACGGATGTCGGGAACCGCGCGGCGCGTGGACGGCGGCTGGATGGTCGAGGGGAAGTGGCCGTTCTCGACCGGGAGCGTCCACGCGTCTCACGGGTATCTCGCCGTGTATTGCGACCCCACCGACGACACGAAGGTCGGCATGGTCCTCGTGCCGAAGGACTCACTCGTCGCCAAGGACGACTGGGACGCCATGGGACTCGCAGCCACGGGCAGCCAGACAGTCGCGACCGACGGTGAACTCTTCGTACCCGACGAACGGTTCAGCACACCCACCCTGCTCGCCTCGCGCATCGACGAACTCACCGCGCAGGGGCTCGGGCCGCGGCGAGGAGGCCTCGCCCGTTCGCTCGTGACGGGCGCGGGCACGGCGCTGGGCATGGCCGACCATGCCATGGAGGTCTTCCTCGCAGGGCTCGGGAGGCGAACCATCCCCTACTCGCCGTACGGGAACCAGACCGATGCCCCCATCACCCATCTCACCGTCGGCCGAGTACACAGCCAGATCCGGGCCGCGGGCCTGGTGGCCGATGCCGCGATCGCCGCTCTGGACGAGTGTGATCGCCAGGGCGTGGATCCCACCGATCGTGAGGTCCTCCAGTTCCACACCGACGTCGCCTACGTCTGGGATGCCTGCAGCTCGGCCGTCGAGACGCTCTTTCACTCCTCCGGGGCGTCCGCGATCGCCAAACGACAGCCCCTGCAGTTGATCGCCAGGAACTGCCGCGCCGGCAGCCTGCACGCGGCCCACACCATCGACACGTGGCTGGAGAACCTCGGACGGGCACTGTGCGGGGTCGACTCCGCACCCACGTTCACGAGTGTGCTCGAACGCCGCTCTCCGGAAACCGGGACCGGAAGGCATTGA
- a CDS encoding nuclear transport factor 2 family protein has protein sequence MNIDELSARAHIHDALLRYCRGLDRVDMDLVRSAFHEDAWVQFPESLHIGPVAGFIEFLAGEMPRFVRTMHLLGNSLIEFDGPDIAHVETYLQADHQGSESHQWKGECVKLWARYLDRFERRDGVWLIARRRLLVDWMYRYPADGWFDDHPDASVGRRDGSDPSLRRVAGFGGVPSSGDTWPS, from the coding sequence ATGAACATCGACGAACTGAGTGCTCGCGCTCACATCCACGACGCTCTTCTCCGTTACTGTCGCGGCCTCGACAGGGTCGACATGGACCTCGTGCGCAGCGCGTTCCACGAGGATGCCTGGGTCCAGTTCCCCGAGAGCCTGCACATCGGTCCCGTGGCCGGATTCATCGAGTTCCTGGCCGGTGAGATGCCGCGGTTCGTCCGGACCATGCATCTGCTCGGAAACAGCCTGATCGAGTTCGACGGCCCCGACATCGCCCACGTCGAGACGTATCTCCAGGCTGATCACCAGGGCTCGGAGAGCCACCAGTGGAAGGGCGAGTGCGTCAAGCTCTGGGCCCGCTATCTCGACCGCTTCGAGCGACGTGACGGTGTGTGGCTGATTGCCCGCCGTCGGCTTCTCGTCGACTGGATGTACAGGTACCCCGCGGACGGCTGGTTCGACGACCACCCCGATGCCTCGGTGGGGCGGCGCGACGGTTCAGATCCGTCCCTGCGACGGGTGGCCGGATTCGGCGGAGTGCCGTCCTCGGGCGATACCTGGCCCTCCTGA
- a CDS encoding CocE/NonD family hydrolase yields MARVDGNIDKLSDPGLTNIARFLLTLNRNISPDHGIHITPETHDLVGGRPIDFRYGLASLPGGPADPVQAFTDDPTVAKLIEDLNRAKVYTDTAPRRLASPSAARNEVRRSVLGIRRFRDVRIPLRNGSFVYADVYRPDSTDPVPVVMNCGVYGRAFVHHSISSDSDAERHEEMEERYFRGNPDGYEYENHESINTEAWIPRGYALVRVDSPGAGKSPGTLGIWGIDEAEAYYDAIEWASAQPWSNGNVGLWGMSYYAVSQHAVASLDPPHLRAMIAIGTDTDLYEEVMYTGGILNEEFFPGWFQHGIVPAICGEVDAKDFLGIARANPFKDSDPSAAFGPRSEVLMSPDLSEVTVPLWTVAATTHPGNFHQLGSSETYLNSITSNKKIDFWEDWFLKSYSTAAVEDHMAFFDHWLKGIDNGIMDRPPVRLEIRTGRGGSYVQEEHEWPVARTRYVRWYLDASPGGPDLDLPCDNVLRLARATPEADGSVTYSAEVDPTAPRFPPASGEGAVATAPCSPGATFVSAPLEEDTVLAGYSTAVLWMASTSDDMDIYVSVRVLDADDREVDFCGPALIPGISTRFYPLAKGWLKASHRTLDLERTTDFRPKHTHLRDDYAPLRNGEIVPVEIEIIPNTGLVRKGHRIRIDVQPYTGVGHGMRHAYDSAYHDGAHNTIHTGPNHPSYVQLPVLPAKKP; encoded by the coding sequence GTGGCACGGGTCGACGGCAACATCGACAAGCTGTCCGATCCAGGGCTGACGAACATCGCCCGTTTCCTGCTCACGCTCAATCGCAACATCAGCCCGGACCACGGGATTCACATCACTCCGGAAACCCACGACCTCGTGGGCGGCCGGCCCATCGACTTCCGCTACGGGCTCGCTTCGCTCCCGGGCGGGCCGGCCGATCCCGTCCAGGCGTTCACCGACGATCCGACCGTCGCGAAACTGATCGAGGATCTGAACCGGGCAAAGGTGTACACCGACACCGCACCTCGTCGGCTCGCTTCGCCGTCAGCGGCACGCAACGAGGTGCGGCGCAGCGTCCTTGGCATCCGCCGCTTTCGCGATGTCAGGATCCCACTGCGCAACGGCTCCTTCGTGTACGCGGACGTCTATCGTCCCGACAGCACGGATCCGGTTCCCGTCGTCATGAACTGCGGGGTCTACGGGAGGGCTTTCGTCCATCACTCCATCAGCAGCGACTCGGATGCCGAGCGCCACGAGGAGATGGAGGAACGGTACTTCCGCGGAAATCCGGACGGGTACGAGTACGAGAACCACGAGAGCATCAATACGGAAGCGTGGATCCCGCGAGGTTACGCACTCGTCCGCGTCGACAGCCCTGGCGCCGGCAAGAGCCCCGGAACCCTCGGGATCTGGGGAATCGACGAGGCGGAGGCGTACTACGACGCCATCGAATGGGCCTCGGCACAACCCTGGTCGAACGGCAATGTCGGCTTGTGGGGGATGTCGTACTACGCGGTGAGCCAGCACGCGGTGGCCAGCCTCGATCCGCCGCATCTCAGGGCCATGATCGCGATCGGCACGGACACGGACCTCTATGAGGAGGTCATGTACACCGGGGGAATCCTCAATGAGGAGTTCTTCCCCGGATGGTTCCAGCACGGGATCGTTCCGGCGATCTGCGGCGAGGTCGACGCGAAGGACTTCCTGGGGATCGCCAGGGCCAACCCCTTCAAGGACTCGGATCCCTCAGCGGCCTTCGGGCCCCGGTCCGAAGTGCTGATGAGCCCGGATCTGAGCGAAGTGACCGTGCCCCTCTGGACGGTGGCCGCGACCACGCATCCCGGCAACTTCCACCAACTCGGCAGCAGCGAGACCTACCTGAACTCCATCACGTCGAACAAGAAGATCGACTTCTGGGAGGACTGGTTCCTGAAGTCCTACTCGACCGCTGCGGTCGAGGATCACATGGCCTTCTTCGATCACTGGCTCAAGGGGATCGACAACGGGATCATGGACAGGCCCCCGGTCCGTCTGGAGATCCGGACGGGACGGGGCGGCTCCTACGTTCAGGAGGAGCACGAGTGGCCGGTAGCGCGCACGCGGTACGTGCGGTGGTACCTCGACGCCTCTCCAGGCGGTCCGGACCTCGACCTGCCATGCGACAACGTTCTGCGTCTGGCACGGGCCACGCCCGAAGCCGACGGGTCCGTGACCTACTCCGCGGAAGTGGATCCGACCGCACCCCGCTTCCCGCCGGCGTCCGGTGAAGGCGCGGTGGCCACGGCGCCGTGCAGTCCGGGGGCGACATTCGTCAGCGCGCCCCTGGAGGAGGACACGGTGCTCGCCGGATACAGCACGGCGGTGCTGTGGATGGCGAGCACGAGCGACGACATGGACATCTATGTGTCCGTGCGCGTGCTGGACGCCGACGACCGCGAGGTCGACTTCTGCGGACCGGCTCTGATTCCCGGCATCTCCACTCGGTTCTACCCGCTGGCCAAGGGATGGCTCAAGGCCTCGCACCGCACCTTGGACCTCGAGCGGACAACGGACTTCCGGCCGAAGCACACACATCTGCGCGACGACTACGCCCCGCTTCGGAACGGCGAGATCGTACCCGTGGAGATAGAGATCATTCCGAATACCGGTCTGGTGAGGAAGGGACATCGCATCCGTATCGACGTCCAGCCGTACACAGGCGTCGGGCATGGAATGCGCCATGCCTACGACTCCGCCTATCACGACGGTGCGCACAACACGATCCACACCGGCCCGAACCATCCGAGCTACGTACAGCTGCCTGTCCTGCCCGCGAAGAAGCCCTGA
- a CDS encoding flavin reductase family protein, whose amino-acid sequence MSTPTSTEADARHLPNEEIEVRGIEPVTAADQLRRAFGCFPSGVAAVCARYDGEPVGLAASSFTSVSMEPPLVSMCIQHTSTTWPKLREQPRLGLSVLAEGQDEICARLASKATDRFAGTDWFASDDGSIFVDGATLWLDCTIREEVPCGDHDIVLMEIHGLSATPDTSPLVFHGSRFRRLASV is encoded by the coding sequence GTGAGCACGCCCACCTCGACCGAGGCGGACGCCCGGCACCTGCCGAACGAGGAGATTGAAGTGAGAGGTATCGAGCCGGTGACGGCGGCCGACCAGCTGCGGCGGGCCTTCGGGTGCTTTCCCTCAGGAGTCGCAGCGGTGTGTGCGCGCTACGACGGCGAGCCCGTGGGGCTGGCAGCGAGCTCGTTCACGTCGGTATCCATGGAGCCCCCACTGGTATCCATGTGCATTCAGCACACCTCGACCACCTGGCCCAAGCTACGGGAGCAGCCGCGCCTGGGGCTGAGCGTACTGGCCGAGGGGCAGGACGAGATCTGCGCGCGACTGGCGAGCAAGGCGACCGACCGCTTCGCCGGCACGGACTGGTTCGCTTCCGACGACGGCAGCATCTTCGTCGACGGTGCGACGCTGTGGCTGGACTGCACGATCCGCGAAGAGGTCCCTTGTGGTGACCACGACATCGTGCTGATGGAGATCCACGGCCTCAGCGCGACGCCGGACACCTCCCCGCTCGTGTTCCACGGCAGCAGGTTCCGCCGACTGGCCAGCGTCTGA
- a CDS encoding CaiB/BaiF CoA-transferase family protein, translating into MSGALDGLLVVDLTRALAGPQASMMLADLGARVIKVESPAGDDTRSWGPPFVGGDDGTPVSTYFLSCNRNKESITLNLKCDEDAQVLAQLVERADILMENYKPGALQRLGFGTDRLMELNPRLVVLSISGFGHDGPEAHRAGYDQIAQGEAGLMSVTGPDPAHPQRVGVPIADLMAGMNGAFGVLAALRERDRSGRGQIVRTSLLASVVAAHAFQGTRWTVAGEVGTAQGNHHPAIAPYGLFRCAGGSVQIACGNDAMWGRLCAAFDLTDDDSRYGTNTDRVAHRDDLTALLESAFTRFEPDELLRRLADAGVPAGRVRALDEVYAWEQTRSQRLLIDVEHESLGKISLPGSALRTFTVDTAGTETETTRVDHVPPPALGADAETIRGWLVHAPTQA; encoded by the coding sequence GTGAGCGGGGCGCTCGACGGACTGCTCGTCGTCGACCTCACCCGCGCCCTGGCCGGACCGCAGGCCTCCATGATGCTGGCCGACCTCGGGGCCCGCGTGATCAAGGTCGAGAGCCCCGCCGGGGACGACACCCGCTCCTGGGGACCACCGTTCGTCGGCGGGGACGACGGGACCCCCGTGTCGACCTATTTCCTGTCCTGCAACCGCAACAAGGAATCGATCACACTCAATCTGAAGTGCGACGAGGACGCGCAGGTGCTGGCCCAGCTCGTCGAACGGGCCGACATCCTCATGGAGAACTACAAACCCGGAGCGTTGCAGCGACTGGGATTCGGCACCGATCGACTGATGGAGCTCAACCCGCGTCTGGTGGTGCTCTCGATCAGCGGGTTCGGGCACGACGGACCCGAGGCCCATCGCGCCGGCTATGACCAGATCGCCCAGGGCGAAGCGGGGTTGATGTCGGTCACCGGACCGGACCCGGCCCATCCCCAGCGCGTCGGCGTGCCGATCGCCGATCTCATGGCCGGGATGAACGGGGCCTTCGGCGTCCTCGCCGCACTGCGGGAACGTGATCGCAGCGGTCGTGGACAGATCGTGCGCACCTCACTGCTCGCCTCCGTCGTGGCCGCTCACGCGTTCCAGGGCACCCGGTGGACCGTCGCCGGCGAGGTCGGCACCGCACAAGGCAACCACCACCCCGCCATCGCTCCGTACGGACTGTTCCGCTGCGCGGGCGGCAGCGTGCAGATCGCCTGTGGCAATGACGCCATGTGGGGCCGTCTCTGCGCGGCGTTCGATCTGACCGACGACGACTCGCGGTACGGGACCAACACCGACCGCGTGGCACATCGGGACGATCTGACCGCACTGCTGGAGTCCGCGTTTACGCGCTTCGAGCCCGATGAGCTGCTGCGACGACTCGCCGATGCCGGTGTACCCGCCGGCCGGGTCCGAGCGCTGGACGAGGTCTACGCATGGGAACAGACCCGCTCACAGCGACTGCTCATCGACGTCGAGCACGAGAGCCTGGGAAAGATCTCGCTCCCCGGATCCGCCCTGCGCACTTTCACCGTGGACACAGCGGGCACGGAGACAGAAACCACCCGTGTCGACCACGTGCCGCCGCCGGCCCTCGGCGCCGACGCCGAAACCATCCGAGGCTGGCTGGTCCATGCCCCGACGCAGGCATAG
- a CDS encoding cupin domain-containing protein: MSIDIAPLEEGQPFQPAGHHGVGPVHLFGGQDYTGAVTVALSHYLPGGRADLSPVPAETLYLVLTGTLTLTDGDGRTHTLRALDGARLPAGSVRSVENSTNLPASMLVIRPNPAAPPTSDAGAQS; this comes from the coding sequence ATGTCGATAGACATCGCCCCTCTCGAAGAGGGACAGCCCTTCCAACCTGCCGGACACCATGGCGTCGGCCCGGTCCATCTGTTCGGTGGCCAGGACTACACCGGCGCCGTGACGGTCGCCCTGTCGCACTACTTGCCCGGCGGCCGGGCGGACCTCTCACCCGTCCCCGCGGAAACCCTCTACCTCGTACTGACCGGCACGCTGACCCTGACCGACGGCGACGGCCGCACGCACACGCTCCGCGCTCTCGACGGCGCACGACTCCCGGCCGGCTCGGTTCGCAGTGTGGAGAACTCCACCAACCTGCCTGCGAGCATGCTCGTCATCCGGCCGAACCCGGCCGCTCCGCCGACGAGTGACGCTGGGGCCCAGTCGTGA